The Theobroma cacao cultivar B97-61/B2 chromosome 2, Criollo_cocoa_genome_V2, whole genome shotgun sequence genome includes the window gaggcAATACTCTTCTGTCGTCTCTTACCATTCCTCTAATCTCACCATTCTCTTTCTCATACCTTAGCTTCCCACACCATTTCGAGTTTTTCATTCTTGCTTCTGCTAATTTCCTTTCTGTCACTATTCCCAATCTAATACCTCTACAAACTTCTAAGATTGTTTCTTCTTATCCTCCAATAACTCTGCTGCTTACTTATTTCTCTTTGTGATTACTCCCCTCTCTTACTTTATTCCCCATTTCCAAATGCGCCCGTTTCCCACTCCgttcctttctttctccctTTCTACCCAATTTTTTTATCGTTAACATACTCCATGTGTCACTGGACTCTGGAATGATTTTACTCCTTCCTTCCCTTCTCTTCTCATTGCCCTTTTGTTTCCTCGATCCAACTTTACCTTTCGTTTCAGTGTGCTTTCTCCCCATTTGATCTTTCTCCCTTTCTATAGAAACTTCCCAATAGCCCTTTGTACTTTCTCTTTTGGATCTCTTATCTTCGCTAGTTACTTTAGAAAAGCCTTTCTTCTTTAAATGGGCCTTCCCTATCCCTTGACCAAGCACTCTGAACCTATTCACTAATTCCAAACTCCTTGATAGGCTTGTCTCCCTCTGACCTAaccattctttttctcttaccGTCCCCTTACTCCCTTTGGACTTATTAGACCCCAAAATATGGCCCATATCCTTCCTTCTAGAACTCTTTAGGGTTATTTCACATGGCCCAACTGCTTCCCCTGACCCACTTCTATTTGTGTTTACAACTTCCTCCCTACTAATCCTTCCCTCATTTGAATTCAAAAACTCCTCTTTTTCCACCTAGTCCCTTTCAAAGATTGACATTTTTTCAACCTCTGACCCTTCATTATCTGACCACCTTTCACCAATATAGCCATAGTTGTCAGACCTAGGAATAGGGCTCTGCAGCATTCCACTCTCTCCCCTCCATGAGGttgattttctaaaattttcctcGATTACATCACCCTCGCCGGCCTCCTCCCACTCCCTGTTTTGATCTTCCTTCGACCAATGACTCTTCGATACTGATTCTGTCATTGCTTCGTAGAAGCTAGATGGCCTCACCCTTGGCTCGGTCTTCTCAACTTCCATTATTGAAGATCTAACAAAATAGTCTCTCCCATTGACCATCAAATGAGTATACGTCGTAATGTTTCTCAATGACTTCACCTCCCCACAAATTAAAGCCTGGTCAAGCctccatttttcctttatatCCTTGTCAACCTTAATGAAGCTCCCCCAAGTATCTCTAATTGCTTTGAAGCAGTCTTCATGCCACATATGTAACGGAATCTCTTCAAGTTTCACCCAAACTTTGCAGCTCCTCTCATCTTGGCCAACACAGTATGGTGTTAGGGAGACAAACCATGGTTCGAATAAGTCCATGCATCTGTCCAGATATACTTCCACATCTTGCCTATTTCCAAAAGTCACCAATACAAAAAGGCCCCCCACTAGTCTCACCTGTGCTATGATTCCTTCCATGAATAATGAACATTCAATTGACCCACAGTTAATGGGACTTCTTAATTGCCCCATAGCACTTTTTCCCACCCATCAGAGGCGGCTCAATAAGTTTAAAGGCCTAAagcaaaatattcaaatgaaactttttttattaaaattaaaaaaatttattaaaataaaaataatataacaatataatataaattctaaattaaagtaaaaaaaaatctgtaaAGATTAGAGCAATAGTACCTAATTATTGAATGCTTATTGCAAACTGCAAATGAGGCTCATGActttatgaagataataaaagaacAGACTTCTTGTGCAttctttggagaaaaattgaagttaaaggaaaaaagagcaaatgagaaaagaagaattcaaaagtagatattatacattgaaaaaataataatttgttttatatataggaaaaaaatagctgttggaaatcattaaatgagttgattggaaataagaaaaataagtaagaaaaaaatagctgttggagatgattaaatacatatgaccattagttgattgaaaataaaagaatatagttgaaaattaataatattctagaaataaataagtgataaaaaattgagatttattaagcacataattagaaaagtaagataacaaataattttattaattatttcttacttttatatattttttaatttttatatatttttaatctaattaattatattataattattataaaattataaatcctCCCTTAATTTGGGGCCTCCCCAAATTGGGGGCCTAAAGCCCTTGCTTGGGTGGCTTCACCCAAGGGCCGGCTCTGCTAGTCACTCTAATTCTTCCTCTTTTATAATCGCACTCTTGATCTGTCTGTTTTTCGTCCTGTTTTCCCCTTAATCCCCTCCATCTCCTTTATCTTCCAGTTGTCTATTGGCCAAGAGTGCCTCTTTGAAGGTTTTTCACTTTTCTCCCTACTCCTTTGCTGTTTTGAACTTTGACTCCCTCACCTCCATGGACATTGTCCACTCCTTTGGTTTGTCTGTTGTCACTACTCTTATTCTTTTCCCATTAATCATTCGGCCATGCCCCAGGAACACCGCCTTTGCCAATTCTCACTCTTCCCTGTACCTCACAAAGGCATATCTAGTTTCCCTAGCTTTCATGGGTTTGGGGAGGAAGATGTCAACCACCACTCCAAATTCACCAAATAACTCCCTTATCTGCTTCCATTCCAGCTCCTGATGAAGATTTCCCACAAAAGTAAAACACAGTGTTCTTCTCCACTTTTCCACTCCGCAAGGATCTTTCCTCCTTACTCCATTCAAATTCCTTTGTTCGTATTCTCTGTAGTCTTTTGTCTGATTCGAATGCAACCCATTCTGAGCTTGCCAAATCTCTCTCTCTGAAGCTCTTTGTCTCTCTTGgagtttttctctctctaaacctaAACCTTTCTATCTTTGTCTCTCTCTAAAcctaaacatttttttttttaacattagGTCTTCAAGCCTAGCTAGGCTAAGAAGgcaccaaaataaacaaacaaagcaaaaagaaaagagaaaaaaaaataaaaagattgaaagatggagaaagtaaaagaagagaaaaggtGAAGAAACCTAGAGCGGGAAGGGAAAATTCTAAAAGAAAGATGGAGAAAgtaaaaagagagagagtggaGAAACTTAGAAGGAAACGGAAAAAAATCTATAAGAATGGTAAAAGGAgctaattttaaaaaagccATGacctttttaataaaatactaTCTATATTCTAAAATTCAAGTCAAAATCGATGACATGGCGCtctaattaagaaaaattatctttttttttagataattttttatatatgtagataatattttaaaaaatctttaaattattttaaaaaatttaaataaatctttactTTTCTATTACATTTGATTAagcttttatattttgattttaaatcaaatagacGTTTATGACTAAAGATTGACTAATATTAATTAGCTAAAACattacttgtcattttatattcatattaCATTGATAtagtgaataaaaaatattatgttatcATGTCATTATGCTACTTAGCATGCCACATCACCGTACATTATAACATGTCAACAAGTCATATAACATCACGTGATATAAAGTGACAAGTAATGTTTTGACTCACGACTAGTTAACCGTTAATCATAAAAAGCTATTTGGgcgaaaataaaaatacaagatcttgattaaacataaaaaaaataattttctcacataatttaaggtttttttagtattatgtcatcataatataatggaacatcattttgaaaatttttgtaacaATTACATTTAACTTTTgcattcaaatcataattaacATTGACTTTATCGATtccaataattatattttttattcaaataaatgttgcttcaaatattaaacacttatatttttttttctttttgcatatTATCCTTAAAAAATTGAGGAAATGGGAAGAGTAAAGAAAATGCGAAAAAAAGTACAAATGGGAGAAATTATAATACTAGTAATAAGAGTATTCACAAAGCTATTTCAATCATACTTTGATATTAGGTAAGCCGAGTTCAACTAAAACCTACTACTAAGCTCGGCTGGGTGCCCTCCAAGTTAATTATAGTCATAGTGGCGAAGGGGGGATGGTGGCATCGCATGGTTTGATTCAATTGTGAATAAAGCCAACACGTTCTCTTCATCAACACATAATCTTGAAATGAATCAACAAATTTCACTTAAGGAGAAGGAAATCCATATTGAATGTCTAACGTGTGTATGGCAAAACATTGTTCTAATCTCAAAGACTATAGACATCTGCTGATTATGTCTACTCTTCTCTACACACTCTAAATTCAACAGTCAATACCTCCTTCCGTCATTCATTCCATCGAGAATAGGGCTAGAGTCATGAGTATTGGCTCTTGATAGTTCCCTGCCGTGCTGCGACTCCACATATACACTCTCAAGCTCTGATTGTTGtacattttgaccattgatgCCGTTGGATGGATTGCCATTTTGAGACTCTGCCAACATCTGAAAATACGCATGAGGTCCCCAGCCTGCACAGTCCATTATGAACAAATAAGAAACTCAGAAACAAAcgtttaaattaaaatgaggTTACATTGTAtgatctttctttttcttagtGAGTACGGTATATATAGGCCAAATAACAAAGAACCCTAGCTCTTAAAATACATGACAACAGAAAAAACAGTGACAACAATGTGATGATTTCTTTTATATGCCCGCACCGCACGCCACTAAAAGCTGTCCAGGGAGTTGGAAGGACAATGACAGTTGAAAATTTGTCAGAAGATAAGTGGTGACTGGTGTCATCATAGGAACCCAATGGCACCAAGCAAGTGGAAACTACTTTTgaccaaaattttaacatttatgTTTGGTGGTATAACAAGCAGGTAATGGAAGCATAAACAGGTTTCTTCATATTGCcaattttccctttctttctccCTCCTTAACCTACTCCTCTTCCTCCTTATTTTCCCCTTTCTTCCTGCGGTCCAGCCGCATGACCAGGGGTTAAGGGAAATGATATTTAATTGTCCTTCCACCATTTTAAGAAACAGAGCAGAAATATTCAATCCAGTGGTGCATAAATGTTATAAGGCTGGAAAGAAACCAGTACTTGAAAAGTGCAGCAAAGGACATACAACCTTTATGCTCAGTAGATTTCTATTGATGACATGTATCGATGTTAATTTATGAATGTAAGAATGGGGTAAAAAGCCACAGGAATAGAAGTTGAGAAAAGTGCCCCAAGGAACATACCTTCTACATCATACGGGGGTGGAAAGAATTGCAAGTaacaaaatgatgaaactGTTATTCCTGTAACAAGAGGCAGCAACCCAAAGGACAAAGGACTTGTGAGAATTTAGGAATATGAACAGAAAATTAGAAAACATatataaagaaagaagagcCCAAGAGGCAAACCTAAAAGTCCCCCAGCAAATATATCTTGCCAATGATGCCAATAGTCATCAACTCGAGAAATTCCCACTAAAGCAGCAATAAGTAACGGTAGGAAGACAATACATAGCTTCGCAACATGGCCCCTGCGATCAAATACCCGAATTTTTCCAGACAAGTACAATGCAAGGAAACCAAGGCCTGCGAAGGACCCTGCAAGTCGAAGAACAAAGTTCCTTCAAATCATTTTTCTAGTTGTGCAATAAACTTAAACTCCGGAGAATCAGGGGGAAGGTGGGGGTGGAATCCCATGAATTTACACTTTCCTCAGccacaaaaaatgtaaaattctGTCCCCAACAGCCCACACccttttataaaatttgtaaattaatATGACAAATTTATTAACCCTTTTAGTTTTCAACCTTATTTTTAACTTGATTATCTTAGTTCTTTTATCGAAGTATTGttacatattattttttttttatataaatccTTTTCAATCAATATGATAAACatattgatattaattattagggTAAAATACCTAGACCCCCtaagttttaatcaaaattccAAACCGATCCATTATTTTTCGAAATGGAAACTCCATCCCAAAAAAATATCTTCCGCTGAACACATTGATCCAACTGTTAGTCAACCATTAGTGTTTCtgttaatttgatgatgtGACAATATTGAATGAacaattttaccttttataaatttaagaaattactattaaatatatatttttttgcaaaaaaaaaaatttagtgcTCCCCAACAATCACTGCACCCTCTCTTGGGGAGCACCAGATCTGCTGCTCCCTAAGGGAGGGAGTACTGATCGGTGCTCTGCTCTATTAGGGAGATTGATGCTcccttgaaatttttttttgtaaaaaaaaattatataataataatttttaaaattaataaaaaagaaggaacATTTTAATCctttcatattttctattaacAGTGTTTACACTTTTGGGGTAGACTGtccattttaaaaactaatggacTCTTGTGGAATTATGACTAAAAGTTAAGGAAGTGAGTATTTTACCCTAATTTTATGTCAACCACTTTTACTTTTACTTCATTAGTTCCGTATTTTCGTATATATCTCAGCCCCCTGATGGAGAATTTCTAGATTTGCCCCTGCTCAAGGTAAATAAATGCAAATCCATAAGAACTAATAGGAGAGCTCATGTTTAAACCAACACGCTTGTATGCATACCCAACGATCAATTTGCAgatgaacaaaagaaaacaagttaaaacagaataagaataaaaatatcatgtgATAGCACTGAAAACTCATACTTCATCCATTCTATGATATATTTGGATAGTTCAACTTTACTTTGCTCCACTTAAACTTTAGTCTTCTACAAACTTAGTTATACTCTCTATCCAATAAAAATCCAATTTCACTAAAGCACAAGCTAACTTCTGGtaataacaaatataaataccAACAGAAAAtcttctcattttcattttggtATTTTCAACTATTTAGTCCTATTTATCTAAAAAATACAGTTATGTTTACAATCTCGGTAACTGGTAAAGTACAACCATGTTGAAACAGACAAAAGCCACACCCAGATACTATTATTGGCAACCATagttttcctttccttttaaTACAACATCTATGTTAAAAAGGATGCTGTAATGGATGTCTGGTCTACAAGAACAGAAAAGATAACAAATAAGGTGCATTTAAGAAAAGGCAGGGCACACCAAATGATGACGAAAATGAGGGAGAAATGTTTAAGGTGGTAAGGGCATTGTTATGGGAAGCTTAAAGGTAGTCCTTAAGAAATGACTTATTAGAGCTGTTTGTGTGAGAAGATAGAGGCGTAAACCAAAGAAGACAAGGAGGGAAACTTATAAAAATAgaccttttcattttttaagagCTTCCTGAGGATATTGTTCCACATAAAGTACAATGACGCAATATGATCCATCTGTCAACCTACAGAGTACAAAAAGGTCGTGCTATTGTTCTTCAATCCAGTTCCTTCAAATTTCAAGATCTAAAACACACATCTCGACTATAACCACACTAGAAGTAAGAATTTCAATGCTCTTCTTATTTGAATTCCCCACATGGTTTACAGGGAAACAGAAGTGCTGCTGAATAACAATCAAACTGTTTCAAAGGTAATTGTAATAAATCACTTAAAATAGTATTGGTTGATCGCATTgctaggaaaaaaaaagaaggttaAACTCTAACCACACCCCTTGTGgtttcaaatttttctatGTGGCACCCTGTAAATTTTTTCCCAATTAGTACCTTGTGAATAAGTTTCGTTCCCATAGGAGGTTCAATCATTAATTTCAcccaataaaattattaaaattccCTCAATTCAAAAGTTAACTATTTGCTCACagttaagggtatttttgtaatttttctaGACAAATTAATGGTGCATCCCCCTATGGAAGTAGAACTTATCCACAAGGtgttaattgagaaaaaagaaatcacaTGGTGCCAtgttggaaaaattgaaaccaCAAGCTTATAGGTGGAGTTTTCccaaaaaagaatgaaagaagTCAAGAGAGGAAGGTAAAGATGGTTAACAAATGTGTTTTTATGCTTATTATAGTATCATAATAGCCAAAGTATTCGAAtgttttcatccaaaataaaacataaagtcaAAGTCTACCTAGAGGTAGGAAGGTTGGTGCACCACAGATACATGCATATAGACATACATGTATAAAGTGCAATCTCCAATCACAAGTAGAGGACCACAACTCAAGCAAATAAGCCATAATGCTGGAAATGATTAGACTGCTTACATGAAGTGTGACCACTGGGGAAACTTTTGTGTCCTTCCTTGATGACACTCCGTAATCCCGTACACATAACATTCTTTGTCACAGGGTCAAACACCTGCATGTGAGATGCACCAATTGCACATTGACAAAGTACAGGATTGATCAAGACTCTTCACCATGTAAACTTCAATAAAACTGAAATTAGGGAAAATTGGAGGCTAACCCCTTTCCCATCAGGGAAACAACGCCAAAAGAAGTCTGGACGAGGTCGACCAACAGCATCTTTAATAGCATCAGTTATAACTCCAGTGATAAGCACAGAAAACAGAAGGCCTAAGTATCAATGCAAAAAACCAACTGTTACAAAATGCAATTACATACAAACAAAAGCTGGTAGACTTCCAAAATCTCACGGAAAATATAGCGTTACCCAGTATGGCATGGTGTAGATCATAAACATCCCTTCTGATGAAATAATAGACAAGAATGACTGAAAATGGCAGTATAATTGCGATAATCTGTTACAAGGAAGAAGATAAGAACTATACTTTAGTACTGTCATTGAAGTGAATCTGAACAAACTCTCTTGCCAGAAAGTAAATCCAGTATGACAGCAAATCTCATAGCTAGAACATACAGGAACAGCCCAAAAGGGAACAGTATTGTCTTTCAAGGGGTATTCCAGGTCAGTCATCATATCCTCTCCAACAAAGCGATAAAATGGTTCTATAACATTTAAAACGACATCTATCACAATGAGAAGCAAAAGAATGAGCCAGTCATGCATGTGAGCCCTTGCAACTTTAACCCCATGGGATCTTACAGTGTGAGCACCCAATTGAATCTCTGGCATTTTCACTGATTGTAAAACATACAAAGAGATTAATAtgtgaaaacaaaaagaaattatgtgccatgacaaaagaaaaggatgaTGCAAGAATACAGTAAAAACTACAATTTCCAAGAcagcaaacaaaaaaacaaggCTCCTGAGCATGAGCAGTCACAGTAATAGCACACCATTTACTACCTACAACAACGAAAATGCTAATTTTGCAGGAAGTAATGGTCAAATAATATAAGAATATTTCTTAGGATCTCATAAAATGTAATCGAAGCATTGGAACATTGGAAAGAAGTAAAATTCATAACTTATAGTATAAAGGggtttatataaaacaatgaaaatgaagcaaactaaatttatttaaatcaaagCAGAACatagaagaaacagaaaaaagcCTTTGTTCTTCATATGCTTCCACTCCGTAACtgtaaaatgaaattttgagggtGTAGAAAGTACATTTGTAAGTGGATATATAATGTCTCTTCAAGATGATGAAGAAGTAAACGATTGATAGTTTTGTACAAATCACAAGCCAATGGTCCTGGTACAGGGAGGAAACTGACCATTAGGGACCCAATCTAGATGTCTATTAAATCAGTGGAGCTTTGCTCTCGCACAGAACTGTCAAGGAGCCTCAAAACATTGTTGGCTAGCAGTTCAGAAGAGAAATCAAGTGCAAGTCCACTAAGAACAAATAACTGAGTACAAcgtaaatcataaaaaatgttAGGATACAACCATACCAGACAGATCCCAGAGCATAAGAGAAGGGCTTGACTGAAAAAATTGTCTGAATAGAAAAGCCCATAGTTTTCTATGTATGTAGTAATAGGAATTGAAAACAGAGGAGGAAATTCAACATCTATCATGGATTCCCCCTTATAATTGAAATACAGCTAAATAAACACAGGATGATGATACTAGTTATTGCACATGCATATACCAGAGATCGGCCCCACAGAAAAGTTAGTTTCGCCAGGTCTTAACGATTAAATAGAACATGCAGCACATGTTTATGAACATAACCAGAAGTCAAGTTCAGATATTATGAAGTGGGAGCAGCTTGCCTTCCGTTTTGGCTCACTAGAATCTTTGGATTTGTTTCTTGACCATTACCTTTACAGATTATAACACCATGGCAATTTCAGAACATGAAAGATTTTCCAATGTAGGAACTATCTAAAGATGAAGTTATCTTGATACTAAAACTATATCATGTAAACAGAAGCAACTGACACAAGGAAACATTTATCTAAATGTAATAGTATCCACTCAAGAGGatgaaggaaaatgaaaaggagGAAGGTATCTAGAGGTTGTTAGGCACAGTTCAACGTTGGTTACCAAGTAAAAGACACTCCGCTTCGGACATTTCTACACATTGATGTCCCTCTTGCAAAAAGGACCCTCAGAAAACTGAAGTCCTGCTAATTAGAGCAAACACCACCATACAACAATTGCAAAGCAAGCTGTTTAACCGCAGGGATACCTTTTTCAGCCGGTGAAACAAAAATCACAGCTTTGGACTTGCTCGCTAACAGGAAAACAACAACAGTCAAGGAGTAACGGATTCagctaaaatcttcatttttactAGAAATGCAAATTGATTAACCAAAAAGAAGCTCtttaagaaaggaaaataaaattttaacaaaaagtgCCTCGTACTTTCGTGTGCAGATTCCATTTTCGTCcgaacataaaaaaattattgccaTGAAATTAATCGATTGTAAAAAATTCCGAGAGAACAACACAAATCAAGATTCTGATCGAGCAGTTCTTTCATATATGCACTTTTTTCCGCAGctaaaaatttgaaaggaaaaatccAAAACTATAAAGCAAACAgaccaaaaataaaagcaacaaacaaacaaacaaacgcTCGTACTCAACTACTTTCAATTGAGAGAAGTAAAACAACAAATTCCGTTTTCGTATTCACCTGTCTCTTTCCCTTCAGTTGCCTCCAATTTCACAAGAACCaaacaaaaatctcaaaaggaaaaaggaagatgAAAGTAAAAGTTAGCTGATCTATCAAGAAACTGTTTGAGAGTATGAACTAACCAGTCGGAAATTTTGAACTCGTGAAAACTACCGATCTGAGAGACGAACAGAGTTACAGCAAAATGAAAAGCGCGTTTAGGATTTATATTTCGTTTTTCTATTACGGGCGGAGGATACTGTACGGGGAAGGTTCCTTTTCCCTTCTTAGAATTATACAGGGAAggtctttttctcttcttcttcttctctctctgtTAGTCGCagctttaaattttaaaaaaatggcGTCACAGTCGAGGACGAATTGAACCTCGCCTAGACACAGACAGAAAGAGTACAAAAAGAAACCAATGCgttgtaaaattcttttgtgttttttattaaaactaaatcactttataaataaaaatcaagataATTAAGCAGACTTGCCTCTTCGAGCCAACAGCTGTTGGTCATTGACATATCGGTAAAAAGGTGTGCATGAATCAGTTGCTGAGTCGACCAGCTcgatttaaatttgtttatgtttattttgttaaagatAAGTGGATGGATTTGAGCaaaatatttaagtttatttaataaatgaaTTGGCTTTGAACATAGTGGCCGTGGAGGGAGTGAATATCactttaagaaattaaaatgcacaataaaaaataaaaaaaaaatgtaaaatatgaataaaatagtttaataaaGAAGAAACGGTAATTAGAAGTGGACAATCAAAGCAATTTATGAAGATTCGATTACCGCAAACCTTCATCCATTACtttgataaataaattcaaagtTGGAATCACCTTATTctaagtaattttatatttaaattcaagGTTGGAATGGTTGTCCTTTTaactaaaatcaaatcaattttaagtcacttttacttataattaatttgtattaTATTTACCATGAATTAGAAgtttaaactaaaaagaataaaaattatgatcactttaaattcaatttctttGAGTTAAGATCACAttagatttcaagttatttggATTTCTGTTGTTGACATTTTAAAGagtcaaaattaatttgagttttaagtgaGCCACTCTGTTACCTTTTACCAACTCTACAACTTTAGCATGTTTTACAGCATGTAAAATGAGATTGGGAGGAGGAAAAGGGGTTATTTGCTTATgctataatattttaaaaaaatttaaattattttcatgtgATAATTTTTATCATCTACATTAATGTTACGTGAACTTAAAAtgataagtaatattttaattgattaataataattaatcaattattaattataagaatttatttcactcagaataaaaatataaaaagttgataaaatataataaaaattaagaacttatttgaatttttttaaatagtttaagattttttttaatattatgcttttatttatttatttttatgatttgcTCTTCAAACATTTCATTTGATGGTCACTCGTTTATTGTACTTAGCATGATTAACTTTGATGATTTTGCCCGGGGCTTGTGCTCGCTAATGGAGTCCccataaatcaaaagaaataataagcactcgaaaaattttattatgattaaatcttttttttaaaataaaaaacatgaaatttttttattttatttattagataaaattatataataaaatttgtgaTTAAAGTGTGTGGAACTGACAATTGGCACATTAAGGTAACCCCTTAAGAAATATACATTTgcatctgttttttttttatatatatataagcacatTTGCATGTGTTAGTTTCATTAAtagtaattattatttttggttattaaaattttttaattggataaaattgaaaaaaattacaagttaatttaaaagaaataattggttgaatttaaaaatgaaaaatttaataaatgttaaATCTACTAAAATGagcaattaatatttaat containing:
- the LOC18609146 gene encoding lipid phosphate phosphatase 2 isoform X2, producing MPEIQLGAHTVRSHGVKVARAHMHDWLILLLLIVIDVVLNVIEPFYRFVGEDMMTDLEYPLKDNTVPFWAVPIIAIILPFSVILVYYFIRRDVYDLHHAILGLLFSVLITGVITDAIKDAVGRPRPDFFWRCFPDGKGVFDPVTKNVMCTGLRSVIKEGHKSFPSGHTSWSFAGLGFLALYLSGKIRVFDRRGHVAKLCIVFLPLLIAALVGISRVDDYWHHWQDIFAGGLLGITVSSFCYLQFFPPPYDVEGWGPHAYFQMLAESQNGNPSNGINGQNVQQSELESVYVESQHGRELSRANTHDSSPILDGMNDGRRY
- the LOC18609146 gene encoding lipid phosphate phosphatase 2 isoform X1, producing MSEAECLLLVKMPEIQLGAHTVRSHGVKVARAHMHDWLILLLLIVIDVVLNVIEPFYRFVGEDMMTDLEYPLKDNTVPFWAVPIIAIILPFSVILVYYFIRRDVYDLHHAILGLLFSVLITGVITDAIKDAVGRPRPDFFWRCFPDGKGVFDPVTKNVMCTGLRSVIKEGHKSFPSGHTSWSFAGLGFLALYLSGKIRVFDRRGHVAKLCIVFLPLLIAALVGISRVDDYWHHWQDIFAGGLLGITVSSFCYLQFFPPPYDVEGWGPHAYFQMLAESQNGNPSNGINGQNVQQSELESVYVESQHGRELSRANTHDSSPILDGMNDGRRY
- the LOC18609146 gene encoding lipid phosphate phosphatase 2 isoform X3 codes for the protein MMTDLEYPLKDNTVPFWAVPIIAIILPFSVILVYYFIRRDVYDLHHAILGLLFSVLITGVITDAIKDAVGRPRPDFFWRCFPDGKGVFDPVTKNVMCTGLRSVIKEGHKSFPSGHTSWSFAGLGFLALYLSGKIRVFDRRGHVAKLCIVFLPLLIAALVGISRVDDYWHHWQDIFAGGLLGITVSSFCYLQFFPPPYDVEGWGPHAYFQMLAESQNGNPSNGINGQNVQQSELESVYVESQHGRELSRANTHDSSPILDGMNDGRRY